From a single Lactococcus carnosus genomic region:
- the gatB gene encoding Asp-tRNA(Asn)/Glu-tRNA(Gln) amidotransferase subunit GatB: protein MNFETVIGLEVHVELNTNSKIFSPAPAHFGAGPNANTNIVDWSFPGVLPVMNKGVIESGIKASLALNMAIHQDMHFDRKNYFYPDNPKAYQISQFDEPIGYNGTIEIELEDGTKKTLRIERAHLEEDAGKNTHGTDGYSYVDLNRQGVPLIEIVSEADMRSPEEAYAYLTAIKEIIQYTGISDVKMEEGSMRCDANISLRPYGQEEFGTKTELKNLNSFNFVRKGLEYEVARQAKVLRSGGIIQQETRRYDEKTGETTLMRVKEGSSDYRYFPEPDLPRFEISDEWIDEVRQTLPEFPKARRARYIAELDLSDYDAAQLTASKETADFFEAAIAAGADAKLASNWLQGEVAQYLNAEGKKLSEIGLTPENLTEMIQLISDGTISSKIAKKVFVELAKNGGSADAFVKKAGLIQISDPAVLIPIISDVLAKNEKAVADYKGGNKNSAKALIGQLMKATKGQANPQVVQELLYAELDK, encoded by the coding sequence ATGAATTTTGAAACAGTCATCGGACTTGAAGTCCATGTTGAGTTGAATACGAACTCAAAAATCTTCTCACCTGCTCCAGCTCATTTTGGTGCGGGACCAAATGCCAATACTAATATTGTCGATTGGAGTTTTCCTGGTGTTTTACCAGTCATGAATAAAGGGGTTATCGAGTCGGGTATTAAAGCCTCACTTGCCCTAAACATGGCTATCCATCAAGATATGCACTTTGACCGTAAAAACTATTTTTACCCAGATAATCCCAAAGCTTACCAAATCTCACAATTTGATGAACCGATTGGCTATAATGGCACGATTGAAATTGAACTTGAAGATGGGACTAAAAAGACTTTACGTATTGAACGTGCGCATCTAGAAGAAGATGCGGGTAAAAACACACATGGGACAGACGGCTATTCTTATGTCGATTTGAACCGTCAAGGTGTGCCACTCATCGAAATTGTATCAGAAGCTGATATGCGCTCACCTGAGGAAGCCTATGCTTACTTGACAGCGATTAAAGAAATTATCCAATATACTGGTATTTCTGACGTCAAGATGGAAGAAGGCTCAATGCGTTGTGATGCCAACATCTCACTTCGTCCTTATGGACAAGAAGAATTTGGTACGAAAACAGAATTGAAAAACTTGAATTCCTTTAACTTTGTTCGCAAAGGGTTGGAATATGAAGTTGCCCGCCAAGCAAAAGTATTGCGTTCAGGTGGTATCATTCAACAAGAAACACGTCGTTATGATGAAAAAACGGGCGAAACGACTTTGATGCGCGTTAAAGAAGGCTCATCAGATTACCGTTACTTCCCAGAACCTGATCTACCACGCTTTGAAATCTCTGATGAATGGATTGATGAAGTTCGTCAAACTTTACCAGAGTTTCCAAAGGCGCGTCGTGCCAGATATATCGCTGAGTTAGACTTATCTGACTATGATGCAGCACAACTGACAGCCTCTAAAGAAACAGCTGATTTCTTTGAAGCAGCGATTGCTGCTGGTGCAGATGCCAAACTTGCATCAAACTGGTTGCAAGGTGAAGTCGCGCAATATCTCAATGCTGAAGGTAAAAAACTATCAGAAATCGGCTTAACACCTGAAAACTTGACTGAAATGATCCAGTTAATTTCAGATGGTACGATCTCATCTAAAATCGCTAAAAAAGTATTTGTTGAGTTAGCTAAAAACGGTGGCTCTGCGGATGCCTTCGTTAAAAAAGCTGGCTTGATCCAAATTTCAGACCCAGCTGTTCTAATCCCAATCATCTCAGATGTATTGGCTAAAAATGAAAAAGCTGTCGCTGACTATAAAGGTGGCAATAAGAATTCTGCCAAAGCCTTAATCGGTCAACTGATGAAAGCAACTAAAGGACAAGCTAATCCACAAGTTGTTCAAGAACTTTTGTATGCTGAATTAGATAAATAA